The following are from one region of the Candidatus Acidiferrales bacterium genome:
- a CDS encoding ribulokinase, with product MSKFAIGLDFGTNSCRSLIVDLADGKELASHVFDYPSGDAGVIVDPANPNQARQNPADYLLGIEITVKEAINKAKTASPDFSAENIVGIGVDTTGSSPLPVDPKGVPLCFHDEFEDQPAAMVWLWKDHTSYAEAEKITESAAKIRPEYLAKIGGTYSSEWFWSKIWHCQNENPGVFNAAYSFVEICDWIPAVLVGDTNPDHIKRGICAAGHKAMYNEGWGGYPDPEFLNELSTGLGRIRSSLTMPAFPTEERAGYLSGEWATRLGLSTKVSVAVGAFDAHMGAVGAGVKVGTLVKILGTSTCDIMVWPNSKKLGDIPGVCGVVNGSVMDGYYGIEAGQSGVGDIFLWFVNNLVPDAYGRTLEEKFSNLEDAAERLKPGETGLMALDWNNGNRTILVDVRLTGLLLGQTLHTQPHEIYRTLLESTAYGALAIIDRIEENGVSIDEVVNCGGLAAKNSVLMQIYADVTGRPMEISRSEQTPALGAAIFAAISAGKKASGFDNITQAQTVMTGINKTYQPIKENHEVYKKLYAIYRQIHDGFGTTGWQGSMFNVMKDLLDIRDKVHKENQC from the coding sequence ATGAGTAAATTTGCTATCGGATTAGATTTTGGCACAAATTCCTGTCGATCATTAATTGTGGATCTCGCCGATGGAAAAGAATTGGCGAGCCATGTTTTCGATTATCCATCGGGTGATGCGGGAGTAATCGTTGACCCCGCCAATCCAAATCAAGCAAGGCAAAATCCAGCCGATTATCTTCTCGGGATTGAAATAACGGTGAAAGAGGCAATCAACAAGGCAAAAACGGCATCTCCGGATTTTTCGGCTGAGAATATTGTGGGAATCGGGGTCGACACGACGGGAAGCAGTCCGCTGCCTGTTGACCCGAAGGGTGTGCCACTATGCTTCCACGATGAATTTGAAGATCAGCCTGCAGCCATGGTATGGCTGTGGAAAGATCATACGAGTTATGCCGAAGCGGAGAAGATTACTGAATCGGCGGCAAAGATCCGTCCGGAATATCTTGCTAAAATCGGTGGGACTTATTCTTCCGAATGGTTCTGGAGCAAGATATGGCATTGTCAAAATGAAAATCCCGGAGTATTCAACGCTGCGTACAGTTTTGTAGAAATATGCGATTGGATCCCTGCCGTTCTCGTAGGCGATACGAATCCCGACCATATCAAGCGGGGTATCTGTGCCGCCGGACATAAGGCGATGTATAATGAAGGATGGGGTGGCTATCCTGATCCGGAATTTTTGAATGAACTTTCGACGGGATTAGGAAGAATACGCAGCAGCCTCACGATGCCTGCCTTTCCTACTGAAGAACGGGCGGGATATCTTTCCGGAGAATGGGCGACCAGGTTGGGTTTATCGACGAAAGTTTCCGTTGCCGTCGGTGCTTTTGATGCGCACATGGGGGCTGTCGGAGCGGGAGTGAAAGTCGGAACATTAGTGAAAATCTTGGGGACGAGCACATGCGACATCATGGTCTGGCCGAATAGCAAAAAACTGGGAGATATACCCGGCGTGTGTGGGGTCGTGAACGGCTCTGTTATGGATGGCTATTATGGAATCGAAGCAGGCCAATCTGGTGTAGGAGATATTTTCCTGTGGTTTGTTAACAATCTGGTTCCGGATGCATACGGCAGAACTCTTGAGGAGAAATTCTCGAATCTGGAAGATGCCGCCGAACGGCTAAAGCCGGGAGAGACCGGTTTGATGGCGCTTGACTGGAACAACGGAAACCGCACAATCCTTGTCGATGTGCGTTTGACGGGACTCCTTCTCGGACAAACGCTCCATACGCAGCCTCATGAAATTTACCGCACCTTACTGGAATCTACTGCGTACGGCGCCCTTGCAATCATCGATCGGATCGAGGAGAATGGAGTCTCAATCGACGAAGTCGTAAATTGCGGTGGACTTGCTGCTAAGAATTCTGTGCTTATGCAAATATATGCCGACGTTACCGGAAGGCCGATGGAGATTTCTCGAAGTGAACAAACGCCTGCACTCGGGGCGGCGATCTTCGCGGCGATCTCTGCCGGGAAAAAAGCAAGCGGTTTTGACAATATTACTCAAGCCCAAACGGTTATGACCGGAATAAATAAAACGTATCAACCCATCAAAGAAAATCACGAAGTGTACAAAAAGCTCTACGCAATTTACAGACAGATCCATGACGGATTCGGCACAACGGGCTGGCAGGGCAGCATGTTCAACGTGATGAAAGATTTGTTAGACATCAGAGATAAAGTGCACAAGGAAAATCAGTGTTAG